Genomic window (Marinifilum sp. JC120):
GGACCCGGCGCAACCGCCAAGAAACATACAGAAAAGCAACAACCCCTGCGCAACAGCAGGCCAGATTTCATAGTCTGCAGTAGCGAACCCGGTAGTGCTGATGATGGATGCTACTTGAAAGGATGTGTAGCGAAAGGAATCGGAAAAAGAATCGTAATTTGTAGCCGAGTAGACTGAAATGGTGATAATGGCGATAATTACAAGAGTAATGACTCCGAAAAACCTGAACTCTGGATCTTTCCAAAGAAGAAGCGGACGCCCTTTAATCATCTGGTAATGCAAACTGAAGTTAACCGCCGCAACCAGCATAAAAAATGTAATTACGTAATCAATATATGCGCTTTGAAAATAAGCCACGGATGAATTCTTAGTAGAAAAACCACCTGTAGCAAGAGTCCCGAAGGTGTGACAAAGGGCGTCAAAAAAATCCATACCGCCGAACATGAGCAAGGCTGCTTCAACAGCGGAAAAAAGCACGTAAACTTTCCAAAGTACCAATGCTGTATCTTTGATCCTTGGCTTGAGCTTATCAGGTACCGGGCCGGGGACTTCTGCCTTGTAAAGCTGCATTCCCCCTACTCCGAGGAACGGCAGAATCGCCAGTGAAAGCACAATGATTCCCATTCCACCCAGCCAATGGGTCAAGCTACGCCAGAAAAGAATACCTTTGGCATTCTTCTCAATGTCCATCATCACCGAGGCTCCGGTGGTGGTGAAACCGGACAGGGATTCGAAAAAACAATCCACGTAACTGGTAAAGACATCGCCGAAATAAAACGGCAGGCTTCCGAAAAATCCGGCAAAAACCCAGCCCAAGGCCACAATTGCCATACCTTCACGATGGCTAAGTCCTTTGTTCCCTTCTTGGTCCTTAAAAAGGAAGAACATGGCCAGCCCGCTGATGCAGGTCAGTCCGAAAGATTTAAGCAGAGGCAGGATTCCGGCATCTTGATAGTAGAGCGAGAATGCCAGAGGGAAAAGCATGGTCAACCCTACACAAAGCATCAACGCCCCGATTATGTGCAGAACTATTTTCCAACGCATTAATAAAGCTCCAGCGTGGTGGTGAGAGCCTTTTCAATTTTTGGGATATTCTTATGAGTAGAAATAATCAGCAGTCTGTCATTAGGCTCAATCACTGTCATACCGGTTGGGATAATAACCTCATCACCGCGCTGAAAACAGAGGATCAATGTCCCCTTGGGCAGATTAAGTTCCATAATCGGTTTGCCTACAATATCCGAATTCTCCTGCGCAATGGCTTCGAGAGCCTCAGCCTCTTCGCCTTTGATGGAAACTGCGGAAATGACCTTGCCCTGCCGTACGAAATGCAAAATGGAATTAATAGCGGAAAGTCTGGGACAAACAAGATGATCGATGCCAATAGGCTGAATAAGCGGAATGTAAGCAAATTTATTGATGCGAGTGATGGTCTTGCGCGCCCCGAGATTCTTTGCCAGCAGACATGAAAGGATATTCATTTCCTCATCCCCGGTCACGGCGATAACCATATCCAGATCACCTACATTTTCTTCGTTAAGTAAATCCTGATCAGTGCCGTCGCCATTAAGGACGATTACCCGATCCAGAGTCTCAGACAAATCAGCGCAGCGATCAGCATCATTATCAATCAGACGGGTGTGATATTTTTTATTGTCCAATGCTCGGGCAAGCAAAGAACCAACGTTTCCACCGCCGACAATAAGTACTTTCTTAATGGGATCGGAAAGAATTCCGGCGCGTTTAAGCAGTTCATTTTGCTGATCACGGACGCAGGTAAAATAGACGATATCACCCTGCTCAATAGTATCCA
Coding sequences:
- a CDS encoding TrkH family potassium uptake protein, with amino-acid sequence MRWKIVLHIIGALMLCVGLTMLFPLAFSLYYQDAGILPLLKSFGLTCISGLAMFFLFKDQEGNKGLSHREGMAIVALGWVFAGFFGSLPFYFGDVFTSYVDCFFESLSGFTTTGASVMMDIEKNAKGILFWRSLTHWLGGMGIIVLSLAILPFLGVGGMQLYKAEVPGPVPDKLKPRIKDTALVLWKVYVLFSAVEAALLMFGGMDFFDALCHTFGTLATGGFSTKNSSVAYFQSAYIDYVITFFMLVAAVNFSLHYQMIKGRPLLLWKDPEFRFFGVITLVIIAIITISVYSATNYDSFSDSFRYTSFQVASIISTTGFATADYEIWPAVAQGLLLFCMFLGGCAGSTSGGMKHLRIMLLLKQAYQEVFRIIHPRSVNRVKLGKTVVKPETMNDILGFFVLWLLLFVLCGLVVAATGVDVVSSFAASLACIGNIGPGIGSVGPTENYAHIPELGKWALIFCMLLGRLEIYTVIVLCVPEFWRK
- the trkA gene encoding Trk system potassium transporter TrkA, translated to MRVIIVGAGEVGFNVARRLSGENKDVVVIDMNPKALSKVSDSLDVQTIQGSGSSPEILEQAGVREADIFLAVTDKDEINLISTFLANKLNSAIIKLARIRKEDYTKYPDMFTEGDLRIDTIINPDEEVVESILRVMSVPGSVEINDFVGGKVRLIGVKLPDDSPLVGVQLMKVREQLGEDIDVVIAALVRDDQLIIPGGLDTIEQGDIVYFTCVRDQQNELLKRAGILSDPIKKVLIVGGGNVGSLLARALDNKKYHTRLIDNDADRCADLSETLDRVIVLNGDGTDQDLLNEENVGDLDMVIAVTGDEEMNILSCLLAKNLGARKTITRINKFAYIPLIQPIGIDHLVCPRLSAINSILHFVRQGKVISAVSIKGEEAEALEAIAQENSDIVGKPIMELNLPKGTLILCFQRGDEVIIPTGMTVIEPNDRLLIISTHKNIPKIEKALTTTLELY